One Luteolibacter rhizosphaerae DNA segment encodes these proteins:
- a CDS encoding NYN domain-containing protein has translation MSDSQTNAALRPLAVLIDADNARAAVIPSVLAEVATYGTASVKRIYGDWTKDHLKSWKDQLLKHSIQPIQQFGYTTGKNATDSAMIIDAMDLLYTNRFSGFCLVTSDSDFTRLAARIREQGLNVYGFGEKKTPAPFVAACDKFIYTEVIEAAAQEASGGEGTGTTIKKLSSAELKKEQKLINAIRKAIEAITDDEDEWASLGGVGSSLTKLMPDFDSRNYGYARLSDLVKAIGIFDVQKTDKHVLIKPRVAK, from the coding sequence ATGAGTGATTCCCAAACGAATGCCGCGCTCCGCCCGCTGGCTGTCCTGATCGATGCCGACAATGCCCGGGCCGCGGTGATTCCTTCGGTGCTGGCGGAGGTCGCGACCTACGGCACCGCCAGCGTGAAGCGGATCTACGGCGATTGGACCAAGGATCACCTGAAGAGCTGGAAGGACCAATTGTTGAAGCATTCGATCCAGCCGATCCAACAGTTCGGTTACACCACGGGCAAGAATGCAACCGATAGCGCGATGATTATCGATGCGATGGATCTGCTCTACACCAACCGCTTTTCAGGCTTCTGCCTCGTGACCAGCGATAGCGACTTCACCCGCCTAGCCGCACGGATCCGCGAGCAGGGTCTCAATGTCTACGGCTTCGGTGAGAAGAAGACCCCCGCCCCCTTCGTAGCGGCCTGCGACAAGTTCATCTACACCGAGGTAATCGAAGCCGCCGCACAGGAAGCCTCGGGAGGAGAAGGCACGGGTACCACGATCAAGAAACTGAGCAGCGCCGAACTGAAGAAGGAGCAGAAGCTGATCAATGCCATCCGCAAGGCGATCGAAGCCATCACGGACGACGAGGACGAATGGGCCTCCTTGGGCGGAGTCGGCTCCAGCCTCACCAAGCTCATGCCGGACTTCGATTCAAGGAACTACGGCTACGCCCGCCTCAGCGATTTGGTAAAAGCCATCGGCATCTTCGACGTGCAGAAGACCGACAAGCACGTGCTGATCAAGCCGCGGGTAGCGAAGTGA
- the recA gene encoding recombinase RecA codes for MAKTSEDSSDKLADARKRNLDLAISSIQKEFGEAAIMRMGDGHRVDVDVIPTGNLLIDRALGVGGFPRGRIIEVFGPESSGKTTLTLTAIAQAQKKGGLAAFIDVEHALDPQYAKMLGVNLDDLLVSQPSSGEEALQICEALVRSNAIDVIVLDSVAALVTKQELDGEIGDSTVGAQARLMSAAMRKLTSFISKARTVCIFTNQIREKIGVMFGNPETTPGGRALKFFASVRIDIRRIGQIKATDGSTQGSRTKIKVVKNKVAPPFTECEFDIMYNEGISSVGSLLDLALEMDLIQKRGSWFAYNGTQLAQGRDAAKDALKADEALYNEISDKVREKLDSAKKK; via the coding sequence ATGGCTAAAACATCCGAAGATTCCTCCGACAAGCTCGCCGACGCCCGCAAACGCAACCTCGATCTGGCGATTTCCAGCATCCAGAAGGAATTCGGTGAGGCCGCCATCATGCGCATGGGCGATGGCCACCGCGTGGACGTGGATGTGATCCCGACCGGGAACCTCTTGATCGACCGCGCGCTCGGCGTGGGAGGCTTCCCGCGCGGCCGCATCATTGAAGTTTTCGGTCCGGAATCTTCCGGTAAGACCACTCTTACCCTGACGGCGATTGCCCAGGCCCAAAAGAAGGGCGGACTGGCCGCCTTCATCGACGTGGAGCACGCGCTCGACCCGCAGTATGCGAAGATGCTGGGTGTGAATCTGGACGACCTGCTGGTCTCCCAGCCCTCCTCCGGTGAAGAAGCTCTGCAGATCTGCGAGGCCCTTGTCCGCTCGAATGCCATCGACGTCATCGTGCTCGACTCCGTGGCCGCGCTGGTCACCAAGCAGGAACTCGACGGCGAAATCGGCGACTCCACCGTGGGTGCTCAAGCCCGCCTGATGAGCGCGGCGATGCGCAAGCTGACCAGCTTCATCTCCAAGGCCCGCACCGTCTGTATCTTTACCAACCAGATCCGCGAGAAGATCGGCGTGATGTTCGGTAATCCGGAAACGACCCCGGGTGGTCGTGCGCTGAAATTCTTCGCCTCCGTCCGCATCGATATCCGCCGCATCGGCCAGATCAAGGCGACGGATGGTTCCACTCAGGGCAGCCGCACCAAGATCAAGGTGGTGAAGAACAAGGTCGCGCCGCCTTTCACCGAGTGCGAGTTCGACATCATGTATAACGAGGGCATCTCCTCGGTCGGCTCCTTGCTCGACCTGGCACTTGAGATGGATCTGATCCAGAAGCGCGGTTCGTGGTTCGCTTACAACGGCACCCAGCTCGCCCAAGGTCGCGATGCGGCAAAGGACGCGCTCAAGGCGGACGAGGCCCTCTACAACGAGATCTCCGACAAGGTGCGCGAGAAGCTCGACTCGGCGAAGAAGAAGTAA
- a CDS encoding thioredoxin family protein, with amino-acid sequence MKTRHLFAAALAASLGLNSAFAGGEGWTQDFETAKKQAAEEKKDLLIDFTGSDWCPPCKALTAQVLSKEEFRTLTKDKFVLVELDFPRQEENVKKQSDADRERNQKLLEQYGVEGFPTLILTDAGGKPYAYTGFQPGGPEEYVKHLDELRTKGETMKGSLEKAEKSEGVEKAKALVSALGDLPDMAVTNFYPTVVSQIKEADPKDETGYAKKLSEKAQMAEFEAGLQEFGAKQDMEGALGHVDKALESGKFSGENKQKALLMKVSILANMGKFDDSLKFLEEAKAAAPDSEIAGQLDGFKAQLEQAKAGAAGGAEKAPKEEEKEETEK; translated from the coding sequence ATGAAAACCAGACACCTGTTCGCGGCCGCACTTGCCGCATCCCTCGGCCTGAACTCCGCTTTCGCCGGCGGCGAAGGGTGGACGCAAGATTTCGAGACCGCCAAGAAACAGGCGGCCGAGGAAAAGAAGGACCTTCTGATCGACTTCACCGGCTCCGACTGGTGCCCGCCCTGCAAAGCGCTGACCGCCCAAGTCCTCTCGAAAGAAGAATTCCGCACCCTGACCAAGGATAAGTTCGTGCTCGTGGAGCTGGATTTCCCGCGTCAGGAGGAAAACGTGAAGAAGCAGTCCGATGCGGACCGGGAGCGGAACCAGAAGCTGCTTGAGCAGTATGGGGTGGAAGGCTTCCCGACGCTCATTCTGACGGATGCGGGCGGCAAGCCGTACGCTTACACTGGATTCCAGCCCGGCGGCCCGGAGGAGTATGTGAAGCACCTCGACGAGCTGCGCACGAAAGGCGAGACCATGAAGGGCTCGCTGGAAAAAGCGGAGAAGAGCGAAGGCGTGGAGAAGGCCAAGGCCCTTGTCTCCGCTCTGGGCGATCTGCCGGACATGGCCGTCACGAATTTCTACCCGACCGTGGTTTCCCAGATCAAGGAAGCCGACCCGAAGGACGAGACCGGCTACGCCAAGAAGCTCTCGGAGAAGGCCCAGATGGCGGAGTTCGAAGCAGGCCTGCAGGAATTCGGTGCGAAGCAGGACATGGAAGGTGCTCTCGGCCACGTCGACAAGGCTCTGGAAAGCGGCAAGTTCTCCGGCGAAAACAAGCAAAAGGCCCTGCTGATGAAGGTCAGCATCCTGGCCAACATGGGTAAGTTCGACGACTCCCTGAAGTTCCTTGAAGAAGCCAAGGCCGCTGCTCCGGATAGCGAGATCGCGGGACAGTTGGACGGCTTCAAAGCCCAGCTTGAACAGGCCAAGGCCGGTGCTGCGGGCGGGGCTGAGAAGGCGCCCAAGGAAGAAGAAAAGGAAGAGACTGAAAAGTAA
- a CDS encoding ATP-binding protein, whose protein sequence is MTPSVSDYEKLGAFYLGREYDLDTKSAEGELVLYDSKDLVTHGVVLGMTGSGKTGLCLALLEEAAMDNIPAIVIDPKGDISNLLLTFPNLAAADFRPWINEDDAAKKDVSPDEFAAKTAETWKKGLADWGQAPERIAQLKEKVDINIFTPGSRAGIPVSILSSLEAPPFEIMDDAELLGERIESTVSSLLSLVGVDADPIQSPQAILLSTIFQKEWQAERDITLETLIRHIQKPAFDKVGVIDLESFLPPKDRQALALKFNNLLASPGFATWLEGPPLDIAKMLHAPDGKPRISIFSISHLGDAERMFFVSLLLNQTLGWMRAQSGTTSLRALLYMDEIYGYLPPSANPPSKRPMMTLLKQARAFGLGCLLATQNPVDLDYKALSNIGTWFLGRLQTERDKLRVLDGLEGAAGSQNAKFDRGEMEKLLSGLGNRVFLMNNVHEDHPVLFHVRWVMSYLTGPLTRSSIKALMDPKRTAFGSGKEETKAAAGANPMAMPGMAAEPAATPSARPLVGNGIVEKFAPPAGDASEVVYRPHLLRVGTVHFTSAKTGVDGSRKVRKVNAILPEAIDWDKDLPPPLKPEELGSDPAAGAGFAPLPGFAMNAANYKQVEKDFAEWLYRNERADVFSCAALKAYSQLGESEAEFRTRLTQQSREARDAALAKVRAATNKKLDTLQGRLQTAEAGLARQKAESQGAMVQAGASILGGLLGGLLGRKGRGGSLITKGTSVYKQRQDVGAAEDKVEAVQEDIAIIEKELQAEIEELTRSYDPASLQLETESVKPTKTNVKVDSIALLWLPYDARGERAW, encoded by the coding sequence ATGACCCCGTCCGTCTCAGACTACGAGAAGCTCGGTGCCTTCTACTTAGGCCGCGAGTATGATCTGGATACCAAGTCCGCCGAGGGCGAGCTGGTGCTCTACGACTCGAAGGACCTCGTAACCCACGGTGTGGTCCTCGGCATGACCGGCTCCGGCAAGACCGGCCTCTGCCTCGCGCTGCTGGAGGAAGCGGCGATGGATAACATCCCTGCGATCGTGATCGATCCGAAGGGCGATATCTCGAACCTTCTGCTCACCTTCCCGAATCTCGCCGCAGCTGACTTCCGCCCGTGGATCAACGAGGACGATGCCGCGAAGAAGGATGTCTCTCCCGACGAGTTCGCCGCGAAGACCGCGGAGACTTGGAAAAAGGGCCTCGCCGATTGGGGTCAGGCACCGGAGCGCATCGCCCAGCTCAAGGAGAAGGTGGACATCAACATCTTCACCCCCGGCTCGAGGGCGGGCATCCCGGTGTCCATCCTCAGCTCGCTGGAGGCACCGCCCTTCGAGATCATGGACGATGCCGAGCTGCTGGGAGAGCGGATCGAAAGCACCGTCTCCTCCCTGCTCTCGCTGGTAGGGGTGGATGCCGATCCGATCCAAAGTCCGCAAGCGATCCTGCTCTCCACGATCTTCCAGAAGGAATGGCAGGCGGAGCGCGATATCACGCTGGAGACCCTGATCCGCCACATCCAGAAGCCAGCCTTCGACAAGGTGGGCGTGATCGATCTGGAAAGCTTCCTGCCGCCGAAAGACCGGCAAGCGCTCGCGCTGAAGTTCAACAATCTCCTCGCCTCGCCCGGCTTCGCCACTTGGCTTGAGGGTCCGCCGCTGGACATCGCGAAGATGCTGCACGCGCCGGATGGCAAGCCGCGCATCTCGATCTTCTCGATCTCCCATCTCGGCGATGCGGAGCGCATGTTCTTCGTGAGCCTGCTGCTGAACCAGACGCTCGGCTGGATGCGGGCGCAGAGCGGCACGACCTCGCTGCGCGCCCTGCTCTACATGGACGAGATCTACGGCTACCTGCCGCCCTCCGCCAATCCGCCGAGCAAGCGCCCGATGATGACGCTGCTGAAGCAGGCCCGCGCCTTCGGCCTCGGCTGCTTGCTCGCCACGCAGAACCCGGTGGATCTGGACTACAAGGCGCTCTCGAACATCGGCACCTGGTTCCTCGGTCGTCTCCAGACGGAACGCGACAAGCTGCGCGTGCTCGATGGGCTGGAAGGAGCCGCCGGCTCACAGAACGCGAAATTCGATCGCGGGGAGATGGAGAAGCTGCTCTCCGGCTTGGGAAACCGGGTCTTCCTGATGAACAACGTGCACGAGGATCATCCGGTGCTCTTCCACGTGCGCTGGGTGATGAGCTACCTGACCGGGCCTCTCACCCGCAGCAGCATCAAGGCGCTGATGGACCCGAAGCGCACAGCCTTCGGCAGCGGCAAGGAGGAGACCAAGGCAGCCGCCGGAGCCAATCCGATGGCGATGCCGGGAATGGCCGCCGAACCCGCTGCGACACCCTCAGCTCGTCCGCTCGTGGGCAATGGCATCGTCGAAAAGTTTGCCCCTCCCGCAGGCGATGCTTCAGAGGTGGTTTATCGCCCTCACCTGCTCCGCGTGGGCACCGTCCACTTCACGTCCGCGAAGACCGGGGTGGATGGCAGCCGCAAGGTGCGAAAGGTGAATGCCATTCTCCCTGAAGCAATCGATTGGGACAAGGACTTGCCGCCTCCCCTCAAGCCCGAGGAACTCGGCTCCGACCCGGCCGCTGGCGCGGGCTTCGCCCCCCTGCCCGGCTTCGCGATGAATGCCGCGAACTACAAGCAGGTGGAAAAAGACTTCGCCGAATGGCTGTATCGCAACGAGCGCGCGGATGTTTTCTCCTGCGCCGCTCTCAAGGCTTACTCGCAGCTCGGTGAATCCGAAGCGGAGTTCCGCACCCGGCTGACCCAGCAATCCCGTGAAGCCCGCGATGCCGCGCTCGCGAAGGTCCGCGCCGCGACCAACAAAAAATTGGATACCCTGCAAGGCCGCCTCCAAACCGCGGAGGCCGGACTGGCCCGCCAAAAGGCGGAGTCTCAAGGCGCCATGGTTCAGGCAGGAGCCTCGATCCTGGGCGGGCTACTCGGCGGTCTACTCGGCCGGAAAGGCCGCGGCGGCTCGCTGATCACGAAGGGCACCAGCGTCTACAAGCAGCGCCAGGATGTAGGGGCGGCCGAAGACAAGGTGGAGGCGGTCCAAGAGGACATCGCCATCATCGAGAAAGAACTGCAGGCCGAGATCGAGGAACTCACCCGCAGCTACGATCCCGCATCACTGCAACTGGAAACGGAAAGCGTGAAACCCACCAAGACGAACGTGAAGGTGGATTCCATCGCGCTCCTCTGGCTGCCCTACGATGCCCGTGGCGAGCGTGCCTGGTGA
- a CDS encoding energy transducer TonB, producing the protein MKPAFRPALLLALLLAGCAAEPPIDPTKTSYFVDVEYTIGTDGKSSNAKVIKTDAPKQLQEEAIHEVNRYRAEPGVQPAKARRTIEFAVEPGSSPQ; encoded by the coding sequence ATGAAACCCGCCTTCCGTCCCGCTCTGCTGCTCGCCCTCCTTCTAGCCGGCTGCGCGGCCGAACCACCGATTGACCCGACCAAGACCTCCTATTTCGTCGACGTGGAGTACACGATCGGCACAGACGGCAAGTCGAGCAACGCAAAGGTGATCAAGACCGATGCGCCGAAACAGCTCCAGGAGGAAGCCATTCACGAAGTGAACCGCTACCGTGCCGAACCGGGCGTCCAACCGGCCAAGGCCCGTCGCACGATCGAGTTCGCGGTGGAGCCTGGCTCCTCTCCGCAATGA
- a CDS encoding RNA recognition motif domain-containing protein, which yields MKMYVGNLSFKTTKQDIEALFSQHGKVTDVHLPVDRDSGQPRGFAFVTMDSPASMQSAITALHGKELDGRNLKVNEAQAREERGGGGGGGYGGGKPSGGRRY from the coding sequence ATGAAAATGTATGTAGGCAATCTGTCGTTCAAGACGACCAAACAGGACATCGAAGCCCTGTTTTCCCAGCATGGCAAGGTGACCGATGTCCACCTCCCGGTGGACCGCGATAGCGGCCAACCCCGCGGCTTCGCCTTTGTGACCATGGATTCGCCTGCCTCGATGCAGAGCGCGATCACCGCCCTTCACGGCAAGGAACTGGACGGCCGCAATCTCAAGGTGAACGAGGCCCAGGCCCGCGAAGAGCGCGGTGGTGGTGGCGGCGGCGGCTATGGCGGTGGCAAGCCCTCCGGCGGCCGGCGCTACTGA
- a CDS encoding glycoside hydrolase family 130 protein: protein MTPISPVSTGIHIRPNNSRVLVRAFIPGDRSSILRIIERAMVLSEDEIATRLQQLHVHFDARHQGLGKVWLRHYDKIKGHVPHNDSLSDERRLYIGALFSGEYALESAALFNPSIVPHPDQGGLSTGELRFIMSLRATGEGHISSIAFRTGIIRGDHTIVMEEPSRFVTAPDLKADPSFRRVTFFHKLHEMDFDSVWTRELMQSLGDRFTRSEMNSAIRTAGGATREASRAARRTVECMRWLAEVNYEVDFTPAVALSERVIFPSSPTESNGMEDARFVHFTNDDGSVTYYATYTAYNGRAILPQLLETQDFLNFRASTLNGPSARNKGMALFPRKIHGKYAMISRHDEENLFLMYSDDIHLWQDALLLRRPREEWEAVKIGNCGSPIETEAGWLVLTHGVGPMRRYCIGAMLLQLEDPSIVLGHLVMPLIEPDEPVRNGYVPNVVYTCGAMAHAGKLILPYGLSDTSTAISTVDLAELIAALKPVG, encoded by the coding sequence ATGACCCCGATCTCACCCGTCTCCACGGGGATTCACATCCGCCCGAACAACTCCCGCGTTCTCGTTCGTGCCTTCATTCCGGGAGATCGCAGTTCGATCCTCCGGATTATCGAGAGGGCAATGGTGCTCAGCGAAGATGAGATCGCCACCCGGCTCCAGCAACTCCATGTCCATTTCGATGCAAGACATCAGGGGCTCGGGAAGGTTTGGCTGCGGCACTATGACAAGATCAAGGGACACGTACCGCACAACGACTCGCTCTCCGATGAGCGCCGACTTTACATCGGTGCATTGTTCTCCGGAGAATATGCTTTGGAGTCCGCCGCTCTCTTCAACCCTTCGATAGTTCCCCACCCCGACCAAGGAGGTCTGAGCACAGGCGAGCTCCGCTTCATCATGAGCCTCCGTGCCACGGGAGAAGGCCACATTTCGTCCATAGCCTTTCGCACCGGTATCATCCGTGGCGACCATACCATTGTGATGGAGGAGCCTTCCCGATTCGTGACCGCTCCGGATCTGAAAGCGGATCCTTCCTTCCGACGCGTCACCTTCTTCCACAAACTTCACGAAATGGACTTCGACAGCGTGTGGACCCGCGAGCTAATGCAATCGCTGGGGGACCGCTTCACCCGTAGTGAAATGAACTCGGCCATCCGCACGGCTGGCGGTGCCACGCGCGAGGCCTCCCGGGCAGCGCGGCGCACGGTCGAATGCATGCGGTGGCTGGCGGAGGTGAATTACGAGGTCGACTTCACGCCGGCAGTGGCGCTTTCGGAACGCGTCATATTCCCCTCCTCACCCACGGAGAGCAATGGCATGGAGGATGCGAGATTCGTCCACTTCACGAACGACGACGGATCGGTGACTTACTACGCCACTTACACCGCATATAACGGGAGGGCGATCCTGCCACAGCTACTGGAAACCCAAGACTTCCTGAACTTCCGGGCTTCGACCTTGAATGGTCCTTCCGCCCGCAACAAGGGCATGGCGCTCTTCCCCCGGAAGATCCACGGGAAATATGCGATGATCTCGCGTCATGATGAAGAAAACCTCTTCCTGATGTATTCCGATGACATTCACCTCTGGCAGGACGCTCTCCTGCTGCGACGGCCTCGGGAGGAATGGGAGGCCGTCAAGATCGGAAACTGCGGATCACCAATCGAAACGGAAGCCGGGTGGCTGGTCCTGACCCACGGGGTCGGGCCGATGCGACGTTATTGCATCGGCGCGATGCTCCTTCAGCTCGAAGACCCCTCGATCGTCCTAGGACACCTGGTCATGCCGCTGATCGAGCCTGACGAACCCGTGAGAAACGGCTACGTCCCCAACGTTGTTTATACCTGTGGTGCCATGGCACATGCGGGAAAGCTGATCCTCCCCTACGGCTTGAGCGACACTTCCACGGCCATTTCCACAGTCGACCTTGCCGAGCTGATTGCCGCGCTCAAACCTGTTGGGTGA
- a CDS encoding glycosyltransferase family 4 protein codes for MNDRAEGYDYPTRVRFVIDQNDPESYTRAAEFLHINNVEVVSLQHEFGIYGGPAGAHLLGFLDQLKKPVVTTLHTVLKEPDPAQRHVMERLDQLSRRFIVMAERGLRLLVETYGIERDKIDLIPHGVIDMPFVDSNFYKDIFNAEGKTVLLTFGLLSPNKGIESAIEALPGILVENPDVVYLVVGATHPHLIASQGEAYREGLQALARQLGVQDQVVFHDCFVSMEELKEFIGGADIYITPYRNEEQITSGTLAYTFGAGKAIISTPYWHALELLAEERGVLVPFADPGAIATAVNDLLKHPTRMTAMRKKAWKEGRKMTWPHVARRYMESFDLARAGLSAMSSSAMEERESTRERYAVPPAKLDHLFRMTDHTGIFQHAIYNVPNYHEAYCTDDNARAFIFTILHQEEHGADTRIDALASTYLAFLWYAFDANTRRFRNFMNHERQWLESKGSEDSHARALWAAGTALGRSANEGYRNLCALLFQRGLPAVKHFSSPRAWAFTLVAIHEYLRAFTGDREVARMQDILVARLIDLFHANSGPGWRWFERIATYDNAKLPHALIISGKAPAVEIGLSSLAWLIEQQTGDGGQFSPIGCHGFWPREGEKARFDQQPVEAHAIISACTAAYEVTGDVAWSGHALRCFEWFLGRNDLGLPLYDESSGGCRDALLRDHINQNQGAESTLAFHLSRIDLSRQHRISAALS; via the coding sequence ATGAACGATCGGGCGGAGGGCTATGACTATCCCACCAGGGTACGCTTCGTAATCGATCAGAACGATCCCGAATCCTACACCCGAGCGGCCGAGTTCCTTCACATCAACAATGTGGAGGTTGTCTCTCTCCAACATGAGTTCGGTATCTACGGCGGCCCGGCCGGAGCGCACCTGTTAGGCTTTCTGGACCAGCTGAAGAAGCCCGTGGTGACCACGCTCCATACCGTCTTGAAAGAGCCGGATCCGGCGCAACGCCACGTAATGGAACGGCTCGACCAACTCTCGCGACGCTTCATTGTAATGGCGGAGCGGGGGCTACGTCTGCTCGTGGAAACTTACGGGATCGAGCGTGACAAGATCGACCTCATCCCCCACGGCGTGATCGACATGCCCTTTGTGGACTCGAATTTCTACAAGGACATCTTCAATGCCGAGGGAAAAACAGTGCTGCTCACCTTCGGCCTTCTCTCTCCGAACAAGGGGATAGAATCCGCAATCGAGGCACTGCCTGGCATTCTGGTTGAGAACCCGGATGTCGTCTATTTGGTGGTAGGGGCCACTCATCCTCACCTGATCGCGAGCCAAGGAGAAGCGTACCGCGAAGGACTCCAGGCGCTGGCGCGGCAACTGGGAGTGCAGGACCAGGTGGTTTTCCATGACTGTTTCGTTTCGATGGAAGAGCTCAAAGAGTTCATTGGCGGGGCGGACATCTATATCACTCCCTACCGGAACGAGGAACAGATCACGTCTGGAACGCTGGCCTACACCTTCGGCGCGGGAAAGGCGATCATCTCTACGCCCTACTGGCATGCCTTGGAACTGCTTGCTGAGGAGCGGGGAGTGCTTGTCCCCTTCGCCGACCCTGGAGCGATCGCCACCGCGGTGAACGATCTCCTGAAGCATCCCACCCGGATGACCGCGATGCGGAAAAAGGCCTGGAAGGAAGGCCGCAAGATGACTTGGCCGCACGTGGCCCGGCGCTACATGGAGAGTTTCGATCTGGCACGTGCGGGTCTGAGCGCGATGTCCTCCTCCGCGATGGAAGAACGCGAGTCCACGCGGGAGCGCTACGCCGTCCCACCTGCGAAACTGGACCACCTCTTCCGGATGACCGATCACACGGGAATTTTCCAGCACGCGATCTACAACGTACCGAACTATCACGAGGCTTACTGCACCGATGACAATGCGCGGGCCTTCATCTTCACGATCCTCCATCAGGAAGAACACGGAGCGGACACGAGAATCGATGCGCTGGCGAGCACCTATCTGGCCTTCCTTTGGTATGCCTTTGATGCAAACACGCGCCGCTTTCGGAACTTCATGAATCACGAGCGGCAGTGGCTGGAGAGCAAAGGCTCCGAAGATAGCCACGCCCGGGCGCTCTGGGCAGCGGGTACCGCTCTGGGCCGCTCTGCAAACGAAGGCTATCGCAATCTCTGCGCCCTCCTTTTCCAGCGAGGACTGCCTGCGGTAAAGCACTTCAGCTCGCCGCGGGCTTGGGCTTTCACCTTGGTGGCCATCCACGAGTACTTGCGAGCCTTCACCGGGGACCGGGAGGTAGCCAGGATGCAAGATATTCTGGTAGCCCGGCTAATTGATCTCTTCCACGCCAATTCCGGTCCCGGCTGGCGTTGGTTCGAACGTATCGCCACCTACGACAATGCGAAGCTACCCCATGCCCTCATCATTTCCGGAAAAGCCCCGGCGGTGGAGATCGGCCTCAGCTCGCTGGCTTGGCTAATCGAACAGCAAACGGGGGACGGCGGACAATTTTCACCGATAGGCTGCCATGGCTTCTGGCCACGCGAAGGCGAAAAGGCCCGGTTCGACCAACAGCCGGTGGAAGCACACGCAATCATCTCCGCCTGCACCGCTGCGTACGAAGTCACTGGTGACGTAGCTTGGTCCGGCCATGCCTTGCGTTGCTTCGAATGGTTCCTTGGCCGCAACGATCTTGGTCTACCACTTTACGACGAGAGTTCCGGAGGATGCCGCGACGCCCTCCTGAGAGATCATATCAATCAGAACCAAGGAGCCGAATCGACGCTCGCATTCCATCTGTCGCGAATCGATCTGAGCCGACAACACCGCATTTCCGCTGCCCTTTCATGA
- a CDS encoding methylated-DNA--[protein]-cysteine S-methyltransferase — protein sequence MSTFYKTMDSPVGTLTLVAEDDALAAILWENDPPERVRLGPMAEKPEHPVLVEAEKQLHAYFAGKLERFTLPLAFKGTDFQKKVWAALTTIPFGETRSYAEIAKQVGSPGAVRAVGAANGKNPISIVAPCHRVIGSNGKLTGFAGGLEAKAFLLRMEAKDDFPALKW from the coding sequence ATGAGCACTTTCTACAAAACCATGGACTCACCCGTGGGCACACTCACGTTGGTAGCGGAGGACGATGCCCTAGCCGCGATCCTCTGGGAGAACGATCCACCTGAACGGGTGCGCTTGGGGCCGATGGCAGAGAAGCCCGAGCATCCCGTCTTGGTCGAAGCGGAGAAGCAGTTGCACGCCTACTTCGCCGGCAAGCTGGAGCGCTTTACCCTGCCCCTCGCATTCAAAGGCACCGATTTCCAGAAAAAGGTCTGGGCAGCACTCACCACCATCCCCTTCGGCGAAACCCGCAGCTATGCGGAGATCGCGAAGCAGGTTGGCAGTCCGGGCGCGGTACGGGCCGTCGGCGCGGCGAATGGCAAGAACCCGATCTCCATCGTCGCGCCCTGCCACCGCGTGATCGGCTCGAACGGGAAGCTCACCGGCTTCGCAGGCGGGCTGGAGGCAAAGGCTTTCCTGCTCCGGATGGAAGCGAAGGACGATTTCCCGGCCTTGAAGTGGTAA